One part of the Thermococcus sp. genome encodes these proteins:
- a CDS encoding 4Fe-4S dicluster domain-containing protein yields the protein MAESLPYTEKLKKWNRFEAEKFSKKAPVTTPYPFIDIEKPPEYRGIPHINPEKCIGCGACVNACPPDALIMEWDKEHGVKRLTYNAARCIRCARCIEVCPTGAMEPTTRFEVATDNKEDLVEVVEHKLAYCEECGEYLDFTERQIEYVRNILPKEIFDMYALEDRIKLTQEEKMRRTVVKLRETEGNVYPAFVLVEKPRKSPKREGGEE from the coding sequence ATGGCCGAGAGCCTCCCATACACCGAGAAGCTCAAGAAGTGGAATCGCTTTGAGGCCGAGAAGTTTAGCAAGAAGGCCCCTGTTACCACCCCCTATCCTTTTATTGACATCGAGAAGCCGCCGGAGTACAGGGGAATACCCCACATCAACCCCGAGAAGTGCATAGGCTGTGGGGCCTGTGTAAACGCCTGTCCACCCGATGCCCTGATAATGGAGTGGGACAAGGAGCACGGTGTCAAGAGACTCACATACAACGCTGCAAGATGTATCAGGTGTGCCCGTTGTATAGAGGTCTGCCCGACGGGAGCGATGGAGCCAACAACGAGGTTCGAAGTGGCAACTGACAACAAAGAAGATTTGGTAGAGGTTGTCGAGCACAAGTTAGCTTACTGCGAGGAGTGCGGAGAATACCTTGACTTCACCGAGAGGCAGATAGAGTACGTGAGGAACATCCTCCCGAAGGAAATATTTGACATGTATGCCCTCGAGGACAGGATAAAGCTCACACAGGAGGAAAAGATGCGTAGAACGGTCGTCAAACTCAGGGAAACCGAGGGCAACGTTTATCCGGCCTTCGTGCTCGTGGAGAAGCCAAGGAAATCCCCCAAAAGGGAAGGGGGTGAGGAGTAA